The following DNA comes from Magnetofaba australis IT-1.
CTGACAATAAACAATTTATGGTAGAGCGTGCGCGTTAGCAGCCGCAACATGAGCAACTGCTTTGGCGTCTTGGCGCTACGGAGCGAAGAGTTCGTTTTGCGTACGCTTTTAGCGCTTAGCGCTAGCCGGTTACGACTGCTGCGTGCAGGGCGCTCATCGTGTTTCTCTTCTTCGAAGCCGTCACCAGTGATCACTTCATCCGTTGATTTTTGCGCCGTTTTTTTCACACTTTCGAGCAGTGCGCGTTGCTGTGCTGGCGGCTGGAACAGATCCCGAAACTCAATGGTGGGCGGGCTGGCGGTGACCTTTGTCACATACTGGCAAAATTTCGAAAAATTTTCTTTTGTCTCTTCAATACCACTCTCTATCGAAAGTTGAACCTCGTAGAGCATTCTATTTTCGTCAGCGACGGTTTCGATCGTGAAACCGGGAAAAAGGGCATTCCACACGCAGTTTGTCTTATTCCTATGGTTGCTCAGGTCTTCAATTAACTCCGCCCAAGCGTTATAGATCGCAATCTGTTCAATGCGCACGCTGGTGAACAGTCCAAACATCCAATAGCGAAACCGCCTGAATGGGTGCAGAGTTTGCGGGTGATGAGTCTGTGGGGCCCACCGCTGCGCGCAACGAAAAATCACATCCCGCAGAGAGATCGTTGAAGGCGTTGGCAACCAGTTGGTGGCAATGCGCACCGGTTCGCCCGTTTTGAAGAGGCTCTGAAGCTGTGTTGCAGTCTCCTTTTGCCAGTTCAGAAGATCCTCTTGTCGCGCGTTGAGCTCTTTGGCGTCCTCACGGCCCAAACGCGCGGTAAATAATGCGAAAAACAGCAGATCGGCTAAGTCGATGCTAATCGCCAGGCAGAGGATGACGGTCAGGATGAAGGTGGCCATGGCCAAGCCATGCTCCTCCTCTAAGAAGCGCTTGAGTTCGTCCAGCCCCTTATGTGTCGCTGCGGGAATCACCCCCTTCTTGAGCGCTTCAATCCCTTCGATGGGGCGTACATCCACGTTGGCGGAGATTCGATAGCTGTCGCGCCGCGCCGCGCCAAACTTGTCCACCTGTTCGAGCACGCGCACATGGGTGGAAATAATGGCGTTCAACTCCGCGGCAACGCTATCGTAGAGGTTTTTACTCCTCTCCAAATGGCTTGTGATGCGACGCACCAGGTTATTGACGTCATAGTGTTCCAACGCCATTAATCGCGCCACTTCATCAAACTCGTAGCTTTTGAGGGTCATCATGCTATCGAGTTGTTTGGTTAATTTATTGACCTCACTGCGCGTTTGCTCCAGGTTTTCGGCGTACCGATCCACCAGGCGCTGAATTTTATTCTCAAAAGGCTGGCTCAAATCAAGCCCTGAACTAAGCAGCATGTCGTTGACTTGACGGGCCGCGGTGGTGTTGCGATAGACGCTGGGCAGGTCCATCACGCCCTGCTGAAAGCCGCCATAAACAATAAAATGTTTCGCCCAATAGCGCGGTCCCTTGCGCGGGTCGCTGCTGGAAGCCAGGCCGGAGAGCTCATCTTCAGGCAGTTTGTTGAAAGAGAGAATCGCCTGGCGCGCGGTCAACTCCAGGGAGAGTTGTAAACCCGTGAGGGACTGCGGGCGGTCGGGATTGCCAAACCCCACTTTTCCCAGAACCGCATCCACGCGCGAACGGATTAGCGTCGCCTGATTGGCCAGATCGCCCTGTTTGGAGAATACCGAGACGATGCCATCGTAGTTGGTCCATATGGAGACCGCCGTCAACAGTGAGGCCAATAGGATAAAGCGGGGAGAGTATAAAAAGACGTTGCGCACCCCCTTTAATACGCTGCCACACTCAGCCATGGCCTGGAAAATGCGGTTTTTAAAGCCCAAAATAGCGGCCGACAGCACTGTCCCAGCTACAATGCCCAGCAAATAGCGGAGGTTCTGCCCCTCCTCGCCAATAAAGAGTGCTCCAAATAACTGTTCGGAAACCGGCAGTTGCAGAACTTCGCTGACGCCGCGAAAGGTGGTGAAGGAGGAGAATACGAACAGCAAAGCGGCCAAGGGCATTTTCAGCCCGATCAGGAACCACTTGATGGTTAAACTCACCCGGATTAAAAGCGATGCACCCCGATTCTCCCGGCTCCAGATGATCTGCGGTGGGGGGGTAATGGGGATGGGCTCCACTTGTTGGGCGCCCTCAGTACTGGCCAAGCGATAGCCTACCTCCTTTTTAATAGCGATCAAATTCAGCCGTAGAATCGCTCGCAACAGATGATAGAAGGGGTTGCTCTCCATCCCCTCCTCACGCCCGGCGCGCACGGCGATCTTGAAGTCACTGTAGGCGTTTAGAAAGGGGGTATGAGCGTTAGCGCTTTCGCTGTCGTCGTGGTAATCATTGGTGAGGTGGCGCTCATCTTGAAGATGATTGCGCAGGGTTTTTATCGCTTCCTGGACCTCTTCCAACTCGTCGCTGGGCGCTTTGGCCATAAATTGGGCGCAGCGCTCCTCATCAACGCTGTCATTGTACCGAACGATGGGAAGAAGACAGGTGTCGACGTCAGCCCGCTCGGTATTGAACAGATTGATAACGCTTTGCCCGTACAGGACAAATATTTTCGAAGAGTTTGACTTGGCTTCGGCCATTAAACATCACCGAAATCAGGTTCCGTCAACGGGAGGGTCATGGCTCAGAGGGCGGCTCTTTAGATGCGCCGGGCAGACTTTCTACGGAGTGGTGCAGGCCATAGGTCACCAGATAGGGCGCCTCAATCATACGCTTGCCGTGCGGCACCAGAAAAACACCGCGACGCTGCTCCTGTAACCACACAATACGGTAGCGCACAAAATCGCCTGCACTGACGTTAAAACGCAGGCGCACAGAGCGCCGCACCTGTCCGCCGATATGAATCCCCAACTTGCGTTTGATGTGCAAAGCCGCCTTGGTCTCCACCAGATTGAGCAATTCGCCTTGGATGGAATCGGCGATGTCGCGCCCTCGCTCCCACTCAAAATTGACATTGGCGCTACGGGTAAATTCGTGTTCGCTCACCAAGGCGCTGCTGCCGCAACGATTATCCAATGGGATCTCTTCAGTGGCCAGAATCACCTGCTCGGGATCTGCGAAATCTTCGCTGATGATCTCAGCGCCGCCATCCACCAACTCCAGATTAGCGGGCTCCTGCTTGCTCAAATCACTGGGGCCTAGGGATTTTCTACGTACTCGGTTGAAGATTCCAACCCCCAAACCCACGCCTAATCCCGCAGCTAATCCAAGGGGTATCAACACCAGCATCTTACACCTGTTATGCCCGAACACGGGATACAAAATGGGATTAAACGCTACAGATTGTCTGGATCTTCTTCAACTTCCATGATGCCTTATTGAGTGGCTCAAGGCAAATAATGGTTCACTTTATCACTGGGCGTCGTTGTCGGTTTTCGGCTGGGGATGCGCCATGACAAAGCGCAACTCGACACGACGCGCTTGGGCCGTATCGTCATAAGAGGCCGCCATGCCGCCGACGCGAATCAGCGCCTGGCCATCGGCGCCCTTGAGAGCGTGAAGCTTGGGATTCTCGTTGACCAGAAACTTGAACGTCGCCAGAGCCCGGCCCAGAGCCAGCGACCAGTTGGCGCTAAAATTGGGCTCATCCTGGCCAACGAAACGGGATTGACCGGTGATGTAAACGCCGGACAATGGAATCTCCGAAGGGGACTCTTGACATGGCGTTGCAGCGTACGCGGAGGCGACATAGCACGGCAGGATGCGCTCCAGCGTATTAACCAATGCGACCAATCGCTTGCGTTGATCACGACGCAGGCTTTTTTGTCCACGATCAAAGTGCAGCAGATTGGGCAGATACAACACGCCAAAGTTTGGTTGTGGTTCAACTTTAAGGCCTGCGGCCTCCAACTCCATGACCAGCTGGGTCAAGAGGGTATCGCGCGCCAAGCGCACGCTATCCACAACCGGTTGCGCAGGGGGGGGCGCCTCTTCGGGCGGTGGTGCAGACTTATTAGGTAGTTGCTCGACTTTAGGGGCGGGCGTGGAAACGGCAACGGGCGCCACGGGCGCAGGGAGTTGATGCGGCTCCTGACTGACGACAACCAGCAGCATCAGCACGAAACCAATCAGCAACACCTCCAGCACAATTAGATTTAACCCTGAATCCAGGTCTCTCATCATTTCTTCCCGCGGTTCATCCCGTGCTGATGCGCCGGTCAGGCGTCATTATTGCGGAAATGCCGAACCAGTCCCTCAAAATCGGAAGCGTGGCGGCGGTCGGCAGGCGCGTCGCTTGACTCTGACCAGGATGCTTTAGCCTCTTCCAGATACCCTTCTTGAAGCGCTTCATCCAGTTTGTCGGCCAGCGCCAGGGGGAACTGTTCGGTCAGGTAGCGCACCGATTCCTGAGTACGACGCATCCCTTCCGCATTTTCATGCAGGAAATCCGCCAACTGCATAAACGGTTCATCCAGATCCGCCAACTCCTCGATCATATCGTCGGAGCTTTCCGTCAGATCAGTCACCGCTTCAGCCAGCATCAGCAGTTTATCCATAATCTCTTCGCTGGCCGCGCCCACGCCATTATCCAGTTTACTTTGCAACTCTTCAATAACGCGCTGCATCGGCCCGCCCTGTTCGGAGACCGAGGCGATTATTTTTACGGAAATCTCTTCAAGCATCAGCTCCAGCGCCTGTTTACGCTGCTGTTCGAGGTTTTCATTGTGCTCACGCAGCGCGCCCAGCACTGGTTCAAAGGCGTCCGCGCTCAATTTGGCTGGAGCCTCCTCAAGCTGTTTGACGGCGCTAACGACCTGCTGCGTCAACCCCTCCATATCGCTGAAAATATCTCCGCGCATCTGTTGGTTCAGATGAACCACAGAGGCGTTCAAACGCACATCCTGCGCTTCGAGTGCGCGCTCGGTTGTCTGTTGAAGTGCGACGCGCATTGATTCGCCCAGTTGTGCTGCCAATGCATTGACGTCCAGGCTCTGCTCCTGATCGGCCACGCGCTGGGCCACCGCGTCGACCAACTGCGCCAAAGCTTGCATGCGTTGGGTCTCGGCGGCCACATCGCTGCGCACTTCTTGACTCAATCCGGCCAAAGCGCTCTGCACGGTGGCGACGCTCTCCTGGGAGAAGCGTTCGCCCTCCTCTTTGAGCAACTCCAAGGCGGTGTCGAGGAATTGGCTCTCCATGTCGGATGCTTTGGCTTGCAGCGCGGCGACAGTCTGTTGCAGGCCGTTGTTGATCTCGCCCAACTGGCTGGTTTCGTCGGCGATGCGTTCGCGCACATCCGCTGCCATCTGCTCCAGAACATTACGCCACTGCTCCCCGCCGCCCATGCCGCCCAGCGCCTCAGAGACGCGCTCCATCACGCCGGTCAGGCGCTCCGGCGCCAGGGCTTCAAAGCGCTGCTCAAGGGTTTGGCCAATTTTCTCCACCTGGTCGCCAAGGTGCGCTATGGGTTGACGCTCCGCCTCCAGTCGCTCGGTCAACTGCGCGCGCAGTTGATCAAGCGATTCGCCCAGGGCGTCCATCAACGACTCGTCCGTTTGCGCGCCGTTCTCGTCCAGCGCCCGCTCAATGGCGGCCAGACGCGCAAGCGCCGCACTCTCAGCCTTGGTCTGCGCGCTCTGCAACTGCGCCCAGTTGTCGCTCAGTTGTTCCGCCTGAGTCTGCGCGGTTTGGCCCAGACGCCCGATTTCGTCGAGGATGCGCGTCTCTGAGGTGCGCCACTGCTGTGTCGCTTCGTTCAGGGTTTGGCTCAGCACGCTGTTGATCGCCGCCACATCTACGCCAGAGGACTGTTGTGTGATCTGTTCGCTCAGCGCCGCATGGGCAGCTGTAAGTGTGCTCTGCGTCTGCTCTGATTGCTCGACCAGCGACGCCATCAACGCGCTCTGTGTTTGCTCTGACTGCTCGGCCAGCAATGCTTTCAATGCGCTCTGCGTCTGGTGCACCTGCTGCGTCATCGATTCCGAGAGCATCTGTTGCAGAGATTGAATATCCAGCGTCTGGCTCTGCTCGGCTATGCGTTCCAGCACCTGGGCGGCTGAGTTCGCCAACTGCTGAGCCAGACTGCTTTGCTCGCTCCATTGCGCCTGCGCCTGGGCGGTCAATTCACGCAAGGAGACTTCAACAGCAGCGGCACCTTCCGCCGATTGGCGACGCCCCTCCTCCTGCAACAACGTTGCGGCAGTCTCCAGGAAGTCGTTTTCCAACTTCTGCGTTTGCGTTTGCATGGATTTAACAGCGTGCTCCAAATCGGATGTCAGCACGCCGACCTGCCCGGTCTCGGCAACGATGCGTTCTCGCACTTCGGCGGCGATTCCTTCGAGCATCTCACGCCACGTCGCGCCGCCGGCCATGCCGCCCAGTTCGTCGGCTAGCCGTGTCATCACTCCCTCCAGACGCTCCGGTTTGAGCGCTTCAAAACGCGCATCCAGCGTTTGGGAGATCTGCGCCATGCGTTCAGAAAGGGTGTTGAGCGCGCTTTGTTCCCGCCGCGCAGGCTCGGCCCATCCGGCGCGCAGCTCATCGAACAGCGTCTGAATGCGCGCAATCATTGGTTCAGTGAGCGCCGAATCGCGGGTTTCCAATTGCGCAACAAGCGTCTGTATCGGCGTCAGGTCCGGTTGTTGAGTAGACAGCTGCTCCATGCTCCCAGCCAGTTTGGCCAAGCGCTCCGCCTGGGCGTTCAGATGGTCATTGAATTTGTCGCCCCATGCCTCCATGGCCGCGCGCAGTGTCTGGTCATGATGGCTCGCGATGCGTTCGCCCTCTTCGCGCAACTGGGCTAAAATGGGCTCCAGAGAGATCACTTCACCACCGCTGGGCGGCATTTTGAATTGGTTGTTGAGCGCTTCTGCGGTCCCCCGCAGGCGATTCATCTGCTCAATGATCTCCTCACGCAGCCCCGCCAAAGCTTGATCAAGCACGTTTTTTATCTGCGGCGCATCGCTCAGAGCGCTCTGTTCATCGCGCCAGGCCTGCAAGCTCTCAGCGCGGCTCTCCAGGGCCTCGGCGGCGCCATGGAGCTTCTCCACCGCCGCCTGGAAGGTGACAATATTTTGCGCCTGCTCCTGCTGTATGCGCGCATGGGATGAATCCAAAGCTTGTCCAATGCCTTCGGCGGCGTGTTGGCGCAATTGCTCCGGCAGGTCGTTGAGCGCCGCCTGCAACTGGTTCAATAACGCCTGGCCAACACTCGGCGAATCGTTGGCGGGCGTAACGGTCAGCATCCCCTGAATGCGCTCAGCCAACTGTTCGGCATCGACGCCCTCCTCCTGGGCGCTCCATTGTGCTTCAAATTCGCTCAACGCCTCGCGCACCAGCGATCCCAATGCGGCCACATCATGGGCCTCCAGGCGCGCCACGGCGTTATTCATCCGCTCTTCATGAGCGCGCATGCGGGACTCCAACTGCCCGGTGATGCGCTGTAACTGCGCGCTCCACGCCGCCATCGCCTCGGCGTCCACGCTCTGCGGAGCTTGCGCCAACTGCGCAATCTGTGCGCTGATCTGCGCCATCGCCTCGGGCTGCTGCGTTGTCTCTTGTTCGGAATGAAGCGCGGTCCACAGCCCCTGCAAGGTTTCGGTGAGACGTTCTCCCAGACGCGCCATTGCCTCATCTAACGCAGCGACGTCTAGCGATCCAGCGACCTCCTGCGGCGGCGCGCTCTCCTGAATGCGCGCGGCCAACTCCTGGGCGTCGGGCAGGGTGAGAATCACCGCCTCCAGATCCGCCAGGCGATTGACCACCGCCGCCCACTCATCGCGCAGATCCACGCTGTTGAGCTGACTCTCATCTTGATGCCGTTCACCCTGCGCGCGCGGAACTTCGTCAGATTCGGGCTGCGGCGGCGCGGCGGTGATGGCGTCCAGCAGCTCCTCCAGGCGCTTATCCAACGCGCCCAGGCGCGTCTCCATAACAGTGACAAGCTCCGGATGGGCGCCGTTCAGCGGTGCGGGCGTGGCCTCATCAGCTCGGGGCGCTTCTCCAGCACGCCATGTCGCCAAAATCTCACGCAACCCCGTGATCTCGCTGGTCACCGTCTGACTTAACGTTTCGGCGTGCTCGCGCAGACTCTCTTGTAAACGTTCGCTGCGCGCGCTCCAGTCGCTCCAATTGGGCAACGCCTGGCGCAACGCGCCTATGGTCTCTGAGAAGTGGGCGGTCACTTGCTCCACCCCTTGCTTCTCGGCTTCGCGCAGTTGCGCAATGGCCTGCTGCAAGGTGGCCATCTCCGCTGCGAGGCGCTCTTGATAGGCGTGCATCTGCTGCGTGCTTTCGTCGCGCAGACGCTCCCAAGCCCCCTGCGCCGCTTCCTGCGCCAAGCGTTGATTCTCATCACGCAGCAGCGCGCTCAACTCATCCAGGCGCGCGCCCAGCACCATTACCGTATCACGCTCCTCTGTCTGACGTTGCGCCCCTTGTGCGCGTAACGCGCTGGCCAACTCTTCCAACTGCGCGCGACTCTGGGCGTAGGCGCTCATCATCTCCTGGCGATGATTCTCCAGGATCGGGCTCAGATCCGCTGCGCCGTCCGCCAACGGCGCCGCACCGGTTGTATTCAGAGACTCCAACTGCTGCGCCAACTGCCCCCAATTCTCGCGCGCGTCGCCATCACGGCTCTCCAGCGCGCCTTTCAATTCACCCAACGCATCGGCAATGGCGCGCCGGTTGTCATCAGCCATGCGCGCGCTCTCGTCGCGCAGCCAGTTGACCACAGGCTCCAAAGAGGCGCCGCTGGTCGGTTCACGCTGTAACGACAGCAGATCCAACGCGCGGTCAAGTTTGCCCGCAAGCTGTAGCATTTGCCCGCCGTCACTCTCCTGCTGGGCCGCGCGCCACTGCTCGCGCAACTCCCGCACCGCGCGTTCAAGGGTTTGCGACAAGCGCTTTTCACTGTTCTGTTGCTCAGCGCGCCAATCATCAAACAGCGCCTCCCAGGCGCTCTGCGGCGCTTGCGCCATACGCTCTTCCAAGCGCGCCAGGGCGTTGCTCACGCGCGTCAACGCCGGCCGCGTCTCTTCCCCTTGCAGACGGACAGCCAGTTTCAGATCCTCAGAAAACCCATCAAGCCAACCCTGCATCGCCTGGCGCGAATCAGACATCGCTTGCGCCTGACGCCCCACCGCTTCGAGCAGAGTCTGTTTGCTGGCGGCCATATTGGTTTGCAAACCCGCCATCGCCTCACGCAGCTGCGTGCTGGCGTGATCACGTTGTTGACGCTCCTGTGCAAACCACTGACGGGTTTCGCCCAGCCACTGCTCCGGCCCCATCTGGGCGACGGACTGAGTAATCTCACCCAACGCTGCATGGGCCTGATTCAGGCTCTGATGCACGCCGCCCAGCTCTCCGCCCAGACGCTCACAGACGCTGCGCGCAGCCCCTTGAACCTGTTCGGCAAGCGCCTCCATAAACGCGCCGCGCCACCAATCCCCGCGATTCAGCGCTTCAATGATGCGCTCTACACCCTCTTCAGAGGCTTGCGCCATGCGGTCTCCCAGCGCCTGCATGCGCGATCCCAGCGCACGGGTCTCCTCGGTCTGCTTTTCGCACCTCTGGGCCAGCGCCTCAATCCACTGTTCGCTATGTGCTCGCCAGCTATCGCGCAGCTTCGCGCTCTCCTCAAACAGGGGGCCAAGCAGGCGGCTACTGATCTGTTCCGGCGCCGCATCCAGGGCGCTGCTCACGCTTCGCAGCGCCGACTCTTGTGACAAGGCGTTCTGTTCGCGGCGCTTCTCTTCATGCGCGGCCTGCTCAAGCAGGTCGCGTCCCAGATCGCGCACGGCGGCGCTGACCTCTTGGGCCGCCAGCCGCTCCGATTTAGCCACCTGCTCAATGACCCCGCGCAGCAGTTCATCACGTGAGTGCGCATCTTCGCGCCATTGCGGGCCAAGTTGCTCCTCCAGCCAACGCGCGGCGCGCCCCTGTTGCGCAAAGATGTTGCGCAACAGAGTCAACTCATCGCCACGAGCATCGCGCATTGCCTGGGCGATGCCCTCGCGAATCCGCTCAGCCAACTCCCCTTGCTGCGCGTTCTGCTGATCACTCAGGCCGCGCATCAGGCCGCCAATCTCCTGCGCCAGTCGCTCGGCCATTTGCTCGGCCAGCTTCTCTGGCAAGTTGGCGCTCCAGGGCGAGGAAGGCGTGATGATCGGCGCGCCGCCTCCTTGCAACTGCTGAATGATCAGCGCTTCGCCTGCGGCGTACTCAATGCGTTTGTCCAACTCCGCGCAGATCGCCAGGATACGCATCTCCAGGCTATTCAGACGCCGCCGCATCTCCATGCTCATGACCACTGCGGCGGCCAGGCCAACGCCAGCGGCAAGGAAATTGAGCCCCGAGAGAGAGAGAACCTGACGAATTGATTCGCGAATTGCAGCGGAATCCTGCTGCGCTGCGTGTTGTAGCGCGGCGTACAGGCTGCCTGACAGCGCCGCCAACGACAGTAGCAGTCCCAGGCTAGCCAGCAGAATCGGAGCAGAGCGCATGCGCCGCATGTCGATATGCGGCGCCAATAGGGCGTTGATTTCAAAGTGGTCGCCTGGACGCGCCACGCTACGGACCGGTTGCGCGCCACTGACGTCAATAATCAGGGAGCCGTGGAATGCGCTCCAGGCTCGACCAATAACCGAATTGGCGCGTAGCTGAGCATCGGCCACAGGCGCCGCCTGGGCAAACTCTTCAGGGTCGACAGGGAGACCTTGCAGTTGGGATAGGGCTTTATTTAGCGCGCGACGGGCAGGCCGCAACTGGCCACCCACGAGTTGCAGCCACTCCACCATGCCCCAGGCGATGACAACCAAAGCCAGGAGGTAGGGAGCATAGGGGTGATGAAACCAGGAGATGATCTGCTCGATCATGTTGCTCCTCACTTGGGAACTGGCATGGACACCACGATATCATGACACTTGATGCAACGACCTGCCGCAGGGTGTCTTCGGGTTGAATCCGGGCGAATTGGCGGCCCGATTTTGTGCAATGTAGAGGCCTGCTCCAATACTTTGCCCACCGGCGTAATCGGTTGACTACCCGGCGGCGCGCCTCCTCGAATCAGATGGCATTTCACGCAAGGCCCCCAATAGGGGTGTGGCAACTTGGCGTTGCGTGGAATCGTTGGTAGACGCTGCACCACCATTTTTGCCTGCGCCTTTTTCCGCGCTTTAGGAGAAACGGTCTCTGTCACGCTCTCTTGTAGTGTCGGTTGCGTGGGCGCTGGATATGAGCCGAAAATCTCACCGCGTATATAGCGCGGCAAGCGATCGGTGCTCCACTCATTGAGCGTATCCTTGTACTTTACGTACATCAGCAAACCGGCTCCAAGAATCAGCAGCAGCACCAAGGCTCCCTGTAGAGGGCTGGTGCGTTTGGGGTTAGGGGGGCTCATCTACGCTCACCGCAATTTGTTGGACCACAGGGCAAAGCCCTCGTCGTTGCGCAACTGGCAACGGCGTCCATTAATGGTGAACTCTTTGGCGTAGACCACAGGATCCCGCTTGTTGGCCCGATCGAATTTAAACCCCCGACCATTCACCTGAGCATCATGGCTGAGCGTACAGCCCATAAACTGTAAAAACCATTTT
Coding sequences within:
- a CDS encoding PilZ domain-containing protein → MAEAKSNSSKIFVLYGQSVINLFNTERADVDTCLLPIVRYNDSVDEERCAQFMAKAPSDELEEVQEAIKTLRNHLQDERHLTNDYHDDSESANAHTPFLNAYSDFKIAVRAGREEGMESNPFYHLLRAILRLNLIAIKKEVGYRLASTEGAQQVEPIPITPPPQIIWSRENRGASLLIRVSLTIKWFLIGLKMPLAALLFVFSSFTTFRGVSEVLQLPVSEQLFGALFIGEEGQNLRYLLGIVAGTVLSAAILGFKNRIFQAMAECGSVLKGVRNVFLYSPRFILLASLLTAVSIWTNYDGIVSVFSKQGDLANQATLIRSRVDAVLGKVGFGNPDRPQSLTGLQLSLELTARQAILSFNKLPEDELSGLASSSDPRKGPRYWAKHFIVYGGFQQGVMDLPSVYRNTTAARQVNDMLLSSGLDLSQPFENKIQRLVDRYAENLEQTRSEVNKLTKQLDSMMTLKSYEFDEVARLMALEHYDVNNLVRRITSHLERSKNLYDSVAAELNAIISTHVRVLEQVDKFGAARRDSYRISANVDVRPIEGIEALKKGVIPAATHKGLDELKRFLEEEHGLAMATFILTVILCLAISIDLADLLFFALFTARLGREDAKELNARQEDLLNWQKETATQLQSLFKTGEPVRIATNWLPTPSTISLRDVIFRCAQRWAPQTHHPQTLHPFRRFRYWMFGLFTSVRIEQIAIYNAWAELIEDLSNHRNKTNCVWNALFPGFTIETVADENRMLYEVQLSIESGIEETKENFSKFCQYVTKVTASPPTIEFRDLFQPPAQQRALLESVKKTAQKSTDEVITGDGFEEEKHDERPARSSRNRLALSAKSVRKTNSSLRSAKTPKQLLMLRLLTRTLYHKLFIVSFAQAPEPSLRFTRFDWVKSIVISTSESQTKLLAIKNALPEARIALDEIPQLRDKIIPETLNQLEGISETWGKTLRLSLRQYSVVLNHIEEESKRIIGIGKNCQSTDVVDISDNDYKHIETIMYDEKTASFTLLEQFREIQRLVLDAHQHATTEIQVKSKTREFVQEIHEIAMGVKRDLMHLKMNSVSSGRGGRWESMSGAQLHTQIENEVDQITRVTNELNESPTSDEGPEHTLQQLSQLHNRIKQLKSKVEDARMSVDVSLHFEPGTRVTRQNETPSALEASSADGQEIDHFEFAASAEPTAQTAPPLSHAPDSLENPTNPREMIPAPQPETIDRPSAPPTVQHLDSPQSEPPMSAQLEALDLPPELAGLFNAPQSAPSLAEARAPQPLAPSPQEIHPRYGQQVVRSTRNITPRKTVAPRSRNTMFQAPGAPESLTRASEPQYSGRQAERSAHVSQAELITEEGWVLQGETEDISITGVQMVIHNGQHGLQANAHGVFHLSRFIDEPGFPCRIVRVQGNHVMLTITEDTSRFGLLVMQEIFNQFTF
- the mamT gene encoding magnetosome protein MamT, which produces MLLLILGAGLLMYVKYKDTLNEWSTDRLPRYIRGEIFGSYPAPTQPTLQESVTETVSPKARKKAQAKMVVQRLPTIPRNAKLPHPYWGPCVKCHLIRGGAPPGSQPITPVGKVLEQASTLHKIGPPIRPDSTRRHPAAGRCIKCHDIVVSMPVPK